The Methylobacterium sp. PvR107 genome contains a region encoding:
- a CDS encoding metal-sensing transcriptional repressor: MQHASHPEIVKRLKRAHGHLAGVIAMIEDGRSCVDLAQQLHAVEAAITNAKRVLIQDHMEHCLGDGVEHGGKSARDALTEFKTLSKYL; this comes from the coding sequence ATGCAGCATGCCTCCCATCCCGAAATCGTCAAGCGCCTGAAGCGTGCCCACGGCCATCTCGCCGGCGTCATCGCCATGATCGAAGATGGACGCTCCTGCGTGGACCTCGCTCAGCAACTCCACGCGGTCGAGGCCGCGATCACGAACGCCAAGCGCGTCCTGATCCAGGACCACATGGAGCATTGCCTCGGCGATGGGGTCGAGCACGGCGGCAAGTCCGCGAGGGACGCCCTCACCGAGTTCAAAACGCTGTCGAAGTACCTCTAG